One part of the Mytilus trossulus isolate FHL-02 chromosome 11, PNRI_Mtr1.1.1.hap1, whole genome shotgun sequence genome encodes these proteins:
- the LOC134689972 gene encoding deleted in malignant brain tumors 1 protein-like produces the protein MQPRKLINHGYGAIWLNDVNCSGSESKLLDCDFNNVTFQCDHWYDIGVHCFLNCSTEDEGDLRIRPGYAKNQGRLEIKYRGEWGTVCHNHFGNVDAEVACRQLGYCSGIMQPRKLINHGYGAIWLNDVNCSGSESKLLDCDFNNVTLQCDHWYDIGVHCFLNCSTEDEGDLRIRPGYAKNQGRLEIKYRGEWGTVCHNHFGNVDAEVACRQLGYCSGIMQPAKLIQNGHGAVWLNDVKCSGSESKLLDCKFNNVTLQCDHWDDVGVHCFLNCSTEDEGILRITAGYAKHQGRLEIHYRGEWGTVCENHFGNVDAEVACKQLGYCSGIMQPANHIRHGKGAIWLNDVNCSGSESKLLDCNFNNVTLQCDHYWNDVGVHCFLSCSTEDEGRLRIANGYALHQGRLEIHYKGEWGTVCDNHFENIDAEVACRQLGYCSGIMQPKLLIQDGHGPIWINEVKCSGSEQRLLNCIYNEDTSNCRHSEDVGVHCFLNCSTEDQEDEGVTPRDNVIHPTSDVVVVIIGAAAVIVGAVVLLLICWCRRHYSGRPYEETNNPSPPRTEGLYEETNNQSPARTRRPSGELEDPVSAEPGIYNVYDTIYDYSELFENEDSSVPESSMMGNAHLDIAASVA, from the exons ATGCAGCCTAGAAAACTGATAAACCATGGATATGGTGCAATCTGGTTAAATGACGTAAATTGCTCTGGTTCTGAAAGTAAATTACTGGATTGTGATTTCAATAATGTTACATTTCAATGTGATCATTGGTATGATATTGGTGTCCATTGCTTTCTTAACTGTTCAACAGAAGATGAAG GTGATTTGCGTATAAGGCCAGGTTACGCTAAGAATCAAGGACGACTGGAAATTAAGTATAGAGGAGAATGGGGAACAGTTTGTCATAATCACTTCGGGAATGTTGATGCAGAAGTAGCATGTAGACAGCTCGGATATTG ttCTGGAATAATGCAGCCTAGAAAACTGATAAACCATGGGTATGGTGCAATTTGGTTAAATGACGTAAATTGCTCTGGTTCTGAAAGTAAATTACTGGATTGTGATTTCAATAATGTTACATTACAATGTGATCATTGGTATGATATTGGTGTCCATTGCTTTCTTAACTGTTCAACAGAAGATGAAG GTGATTTGCGTATAAGGCCAGGTTACGCTAAGAATCAAGGACGACTGGAAATTAAGTATAGAGGAGAATGGGGAACAGTTTGTCATAATCACTTCGGGAATGTTGATGCAGAAGTAGCATGTAGACAGCTGGGATATTG ttctGGAATTATGCAGCCCGCAAAACTTATACAGAATGGCCATGGCGCCGTTTGGTTAAATGACGTAAAGTGCTCTGGTTCTGAAAGTAAACTACTGGATTGTAAATTTAATAATGTGACATTACAGTGTGATCATTGGGATGATGTTGGTGTCCATTGCTTTCTAAACTGTTCAACAGAAGATGAAG GTATTTTGCGTATAACTGCTGGTTACGCTAAGCATCAAGGTCGACTGGAAATTCATTATAGGGGTGAATGGGGAACAGTTTGTGAAAATCACTTTGGGAATGTTGATGCAGAAGTAGCATGTAAACAGCTCGGATATTG TTCTGGAATCATGCAGCCCGCAAATCATATACGTCATGGTAAAGGTGCCATTTGGTTAAATGACGTAAATTGTTCTGGTTCAGAAAGTAAATTACTGGATTGTAATTTCAATAATGTTACATTACAATGTGATCACTACTGGAATGATGTTGGTGTCCATTGCTTTCTCAGCTGTTCAACAGAAGATGAAG GTCGTTTGCGTATAGCTAATGGCTATGCTTTGCATCAAGGACGACTAGAAATACATTATAAAGGTGAATGGGGAACAGTCTGTGATAATCACTTTGAGAATATCGATGCAGAAGTAGCATGTAGGCAGCTCGGCTATTG TTCTGGAATTATGCAACCCAAATTGCTGATACAGGATGGTCACGGCCCAATTTGGATAAATGAGGTTAAGTGCTCGGGTTCAGAACAAAGATTACTGAATTGCATCTACAATGAAGATACATCAAACTGTCGTCACTCTGAAGATGTTGGAGTACATTGTTTTCTAAACTGTTCAACAGAGGATCAGGAAGATGAAG GTGTCACACCACGTGATAATGTCATACATCCAACTAGTGATGTTGTAGTCGTTATAATTGGTGCTGCTGCTGTTATAGTTGGTGCTGTAGTTTTGTTACTGATATGCTGGTGTAGACGGCATTACTCTGGAAGACCCTATGAAGAAACTAACAATCCATCTCCGCCAAGAACTGAAGGACTCTACGAAGAAACTAACAATCAATCTCCAGCAAGAACTAGAAGACCAAGTGGAGAACTGGAAGATCCAGTGTCGGCAGAGCCTGgcatatataatgtatatgaCACTATTTATGACTACTCCGAACTTTTCGAGAACGAAGACTCGAGTGTTCCTGAATCAAGTATGATGGGTAATGCTCATCTGGATATAGCTGCATCAGTtgcataa